GCATGCCGGGCAGCGACTTGTCGCAGCCGGCGAGCAGCACCGAGCCGTCGAGCCGCTCGGCCATCATCACGGTCTCGACCGAGTCGGCGATGACCTCCCGGCTGACCAGCGAGAAGTGCATCCCCTCGTGGCCCATCGAGATGCCGTCCGAGACCGAGATGGTGCCGAACTCGAGCGGGTAGCCGCCGGCGGCGTGCACGCCGTTCTTGACCGCCTTGGCGAGCCGGTCGAGCGAGAGGTTGCAGGGCGTGATCTCGTTCCAGCTCGACGCGACGCCGATCTGCGGCTTCTCCCAGTCGTCGTCGCCCATGCCCACCGCGCGGAGCATGCCGCGCGCGGCGGCCTTCTCGAGGCCGTCCGTGACGTCGCGGCTGCGGGGCTTGATGTCGGGTCCGTCGGCTGCATGGGTCATGGCTGCAGGCTAGTCCGCGCCCCGCCGCCGCCCGTACGACGTCTCACTCCCCGCCCGACCGGCCCGCCGCGCTCACGGGCGCTCGGTCTCGGTGCGGATCGTCTCCCGCGACAGCTCCTCCGGACTGGTCCCGCGCAGCGCGCTGGTGGTCACCGTCGGGCTGTCGGCCGTCTGGTGGAGGCGCCGGTCGCCGTCGACGATCGTGTAGGACCGCCGGGTGAACGCCGGGCGTCCCGGCTCCGACACCCGCTCGAGCGAGCGGAAGTCGACGTCGACCCGGTCGGGCTGGATGCGGGTGTTGACGTAGCCGCGCAGGTTGTTCCAGAACTTCAGGTGCGGGTTCTGGGCGAACCACGGGTGCACCCCGTCGGCGGAGTCCGCACCGTTGCCCCCGGAGGTGATCGAGCTGCACACCAGCTCGGTGCCGACCGACGGGGCATCGGGGTCGGCGTGGTCCAGCTTGATCTCCGAGGCCCAGTGGGTGTGGACGTCGCCGGTCAGCACGACGGGGTTGCGCACCCCTGCGTCCACCCATCCCTGGGTCACCCGCTGCCGGTTGGCGCGGTAGCCGTCCCACGCGTCCATGGACACGGTGAGGTCGGGCGTCGGCGTGGAGTCGCGCTGGGCGAAGAAGACCTGCTGGCCGAGCAGGTCCCAGCGGGCGGTCGAGGTGCGGAAGCCGTCCTGCAGCCACGCCTCCTGCTCGGCGCCCATCAGCGTCCGGGCCGGGTCGTCGGCGGCCGGGCAGTCGTCGTAGCCGTCGCCGCACGCCTGGTCGTCGCGGTACTGCCGGGTGTCGAGCACGTGGAAGGTCGCCAGCTGGCCCCAGTGGACCCGCCGGTAGAGCTGCATGTCGAGCCCGCGCGGGACCGAGGTGCGCCGCAGCGGCATGTTCTCCCAGTACGCCTGGAACGCCGCGACCCGCCGGGCGAGGAAGCCGGCCCCGGCCTCGGCCGGGTTCTCCGGCACCTCGTCCGCCCAGTTGTTGTCCAGCTCGTGGTCGTCCCACACGACGACCCAGGGAGCGGCCGCGTGGGCGGCCTGGAGGTCGGCGTCGGTCTTGTACTGCGCGTGCCGCTGGCGGTAGCCGGCCAGTGTCGTGGTCTCGGGACCCCGGTGGTCGCGCACGTTGCCGCCCGGCGCCGTGTAGTCGCCGGCGCGGTACTCGTACTGGTAGTCGCCCAGGTGCAGCACCAGGTCGGGGTGGTCCTCGGCGAGCCGGCGGTAGGCGGTGAAGAAGCCGTGCTCGAGCTGGGAGCACGACACGAAGCTCATCGCGAGCGCGGCGGGCGTGCGCCACGGCTCGGGAGCCGTGAGCGCGCGGCCGACCGGAGAGACGTGCCGGCCGAGGCGGAAGCGGTACCAGTACTCGCGGCCCGGGCGCAGGCCGGCGACCTCGACGTGGACGGCGTGCGCGGCGTCCGGGACGGCCCGCACCCGGCCCGCCTGCTCGACCCGCCGGAAGCCGGGGTCGGTCGCGACCTGCCACGAGACGTCGTACCGGCGACCGGGCATGCCGCCGAGGCCGTCGTCGGCGAGCGGGTCGGGCGCGAGCCGGGTCCAGATGACGAAGCCGTCGGGCAGCGGGTCGCCGGACGCGACGCCGAGGGTGAACGGGTCCGAGCGCAGCGGGGGCGCGGCGTGCGCGCGGGTGTCCGGGAGGGCGAGGGAGGTCGCGCCGGCGACGGCGCCGGTGGCGGCCGCGGTCAGCGCGAGGGCGCGCCGGGAGACAGGAGTCCGAGAAAGTTCCATGCCGGCAGTGGAGCCGCCCGCGGACAACCCCGTCCGGACGCGGGGTGAACGCTCGGCGACGGCTCGCCGTCGGGCCGGCTCAGCGTCGCTCGGCCTCGGCCTTGAGGGAGGCCAGGCCCTTCTCGAAGTCCCGGCCGACCGCCTTGTCGAAGAACAGCCGGCCCAGCAGCGACATCGCGGCGTTGCGCTCGCCCGTCATCGTCCAGGTGACCTCGGTGGCGTCACCGAGCGGTGTGAGCGCGAAGGTGGTGACGTTGGTGGCCCTGAACGGCTTGAGGAACTCGAGGTCGACCACGACGGAGGTCGGCGTGGAGCCGGTGACCTCCATCCGGCCCTCCCCCGCCTTCTTGTTGCCCGACCAGCGGTAGGTCGCGCCGACGCCGTGGTCGGGGCCGGAGTACTCGCGGTGCAGGGCGGGGTCGAGGCCCTCCCACGGCGACCACTTCTGCCACTCGCGGAAGTCGTCGACGAGCGCGTGGACCCGGACCGGGCCGGCCTCGACGCGGGTGGTGCGGGAGAGCGAGAAGCGAGCCATGGCGGCACCCTAGACCCGGGACGCGGCGCCGTCAGTCGATCCGGGCCGCGCGGACGACCAGCACGTCGGGGAGGTCCTTGTGGACCTCGGCCCACGTGGCGCCCTCGTCGGGCGAGGCCCACACGCCGCCGTTGCGCCCGCCGAAGTAGAGCCCGGCCTGCTCGTGGTCGTCGGTGCACATCGCGTCGCGCATCACCGCGGTGAAGTAGCCGTCGGGCAGCGCCCCCTCGCCGAGCGGCTCCCACGACGCCCCCGCGTCGGTCGTGCGGAACACCCGCGCCTTCCCGTCGACCGGCCAGCGGGCGTCGGCGCCGGTGATCGGGAAGCTGTACGCCGTCTGCGCGCGGTGCGGGTGGGCCACCATCGCGAAGCCGAACTCGGTGGGCAGCCCGGGGGCGATGTCCTGCCAGGACGCGCCACCGTCGTCGGAGCGGTAGACCCCGCCGTGGTTCTGCAGGTAGAGCCGCTCGGGGTCGGTGGCGTCGCGGGCGACCTTGTGCACGCACTGGCCGAACTCCGGGTAGCGGCGGTCGCCGGGGAAGAACTCGGCCTTCACGCCGGTGTTGGACGGCGCCCACGTGTCACCGCCGTCGGAGGTGACGTAGACGCCGCCGGTCGAGAGCGCGGCGAGCACCCGCGACGGGTCGCTCGGGTGTGGCAGGACGGTGTGGAACGCCTGCCCGCCGAAGCCCTCGTTCCACTCCGGTCGGTGCGGGTGGTCCCAGAGCCCGCGCACGAGGGAGAACGTCTCGCCGCGGTCGGTCGAGCGGAAGACCGCGCCGGGCTCGGTGCCGGCCCAGACGACGCCGTCGCCCCCGTCCGCGGACGGGCCGGGCTGCAGCTGCCACACGCGGGCCAGGGTGGCGCCGGCGTCCTCGGGGAAGCGGGCGGCGCCGTTGGGGGTCTCGTCCCAGGTGGCGCCGAGGTCGTCGGAGCGCCACACCTGCGGGCCGAGCCAGCTCGACGACGCGCCGGCCAGCAGCCGGGGCGCGTCAACGCGGGTGTCGAGCATGACGGAGTAGACCTCCTCCATCGGGAAGTGCGGGCCCGTCCAGGACCACGCGGAGCGGCCCTCGTCGGAGGTCCCCAGCCACAGGCCCTTGCGGGTGCCGACCATCAGCAGCGTGCGTGACATGACTTCTCCTCCTGGGCGTGGGCTCGACCGGCAGCGACGGTCACTGCAGCGTGCGGTTGCGGAAGACCTTGAGCGCGAGCGGCGCGATCACGGCCGTGATCGCGACCGTCCAGAGCACCGTGAAGAGCACCGGGTGCTGCATGGGCAGGTGCGAGTCGGCCGGCGCGGGCCCGGTGTTGCCCCACAGTTCGCGCACGGCCTGGACGAGCGCGGAGATCGGGTTCCACTCGGCGATCGCCCGCAGCACCGGGCTCATCGCCTCGGACGGCGCGAACGCGTTGGAGAGGAACGTCAGCGGGAACATCGTGGTGAACATGACGCCGTTGACCGCCTCGACCGACCGCATCGCCGAGCCGACGAGGATGCCGACCCAGATCATCGCGAAGCCCCAGAGCAGCAGCAGGCCGTAGGCCGCGAGCGCCTCGAGGACCGACCCACGGATCCGCCAGCCGACGACCAGGCCGGTCAGCGACATCACGATGATGCCGATGAAGGAGTGGGTGATGCTCGACATGCTGCGTCCGACGAGGATGGCGGCGGGGTTGATCGGCAGCGACCGGAACCGGTCGACGATCCCCTTGTCGATGTCGGCGGTGAGCCCGATGGCGACGATGAACGAGGCGAACGCGATGGTCTGGCCCATGATCCCGCCGAGCAGCCACTCGCGGTAGCCGGTGGTCGACGACACGGTGATCGCCCCGCCGAAGACGAAGGCGAAGAGCAGCACGAACATCACCGGCTGGATGGTGACGTCGAGCAGCATCTCCGGCATCCGCTTGATGTGGATCAGGTTGCGCCGGAAGATCGTGACCGACTGGTGCCACAGGGACGTGTGCCGGATCTCGGGCCGTTCGAGGGCGCCGTGGGTGTGGTGGCCGGTCCGGCTGGTCTCGTCGAGCTGGCTCATGCCCGCACCTCCGCGAGGGTCTGGTCGTCGTCGGGGTCCCGGTCGGCGGCCCCGCCCTCCTCGGCCCGGTGGCCGGTGAGGTTGAGGAACACGTCGTCGAGGCTGGGGCGCTGGAGCCCGAGGTCGTCGATCTCGATGCCGCTCCCGTCGAAGAGCGCCGCGATCCGGGTGATGTCGGACAGGCCCTCGGCGGGGGCGGTGATCCTGCGTGCGGAGGTCTCCACGTGGACCTCGAGCCCGGCGCCGCGGATCCGCTCCGCCGCGGCCGCGAGGTCGTCGGCGCGGGAGACGGTCACGACGAGGGAGGCCTTGCCGGAGGCGTCCTTGAGCTGCAGCGGCGTGCCCTGGGCGATCACGGTGCCGCGGTCGATGACGACGATGTCGTCGGCGAGCTGGTCGGCCTCCTCGAGGTACTGCGTGGTGAGCAGCAGCGTGGTGCCGTCGTCGACGAGGTCGCGCAGCACCTCCCACAGCTCGACCCGGCTGCGCGGGTCGAGGCCGGTGGTCGGCTCGTCGAGGAACAGCACCGGCGGGGTGGCGATCAGGCTCACGGCGAGGTCGAGCCGGCGGCGCATGCCCCCGGAGTACGTCTTGACGACCCGGCCGGCGGCGTCGGTGAGGGAGAACCGCTCGAGCAGCTCGTCGCTGACCCGGGCGATGGTGCGCCGGTCGAGGCCGTAGAGGCTGCCGACCAGCCAGAGGTTCTCGCGCCCGGTGAGCAGCTCGTCGACCGTGGCGGACTGCCCGGTCAGCCCCATCGAGCGGCGTACGGCCGCCGGGTCCCGCAGCACGTCGTGCCCGGCCACCCGGGCCGTCCCGCGGGTGGGACGCGTCAGCGTCGTCATCATCCGCACGGTGGTCGTCTTGCCGGCGCCGTTGGGGCCGAGCAGCCCCAGCACCGAGCCCCGGGGCACGACGAAGCTGACGTCGTCGACCGCGAGGGTCTCCCCGAACTGCTTGACGAGGCCCTCGGCCTCGATCGCGTGCTCTGCTGCCACTCCGCGTCCCCCTCCGTGACTATTCCGATTAGGAACACTACTCTGGTGGCGAGATGAGTCAAGACCTTCCCGTCACGGGCTACGCGATCCTCGGGCTGCTCACGTTCGGCGACGAGCTGACCGGCTACGAGGTCAAGCAGCGCGCCGACATGACGCTGCGCTTCTACTGGGTCGCCCCCGCGATGAGCCAGGTCTACACGGAGCTGCGCCGGCTCACCGACCACGGGCTGGTGCGGGGGTCGACCAGCGCCGACGGCGGCCGCGAGGTGACGACGTACGCCATCACCGAGGCCGGCCAGCGGGCCCTGCGGACGTGGATGGACGCGACCCCGGCCGGCTTCCCCGTGCTGAAGCACACCGTCCTGCTGCGGCTGCTGGTCGGCCACGCCACCGAGCCCGACCACACCCGGCGGATGCTGCGCGACTACCTCGCCGACCTCGACACCGCGCTCGCCGACCTCACCCACGTGCGCGACGCCCTGCGCGGGGCGGACGCGCCCGGCGAGCCGTTCCGGTTCCCCTCGATCGTCGCGGACTGGGGCCTCGACTACTTCGCCGCCGAGCAGCGGCACACCCGCCGCGCGCTCGACAGCCTGTCGGAGCACGGGACGGCACCGGAGGTCGGGCCGCCGACTGCATAGGGTGGCCCGGTGACCGACCGACCGAGCCGTGCCGCGCTCGGCCCCGTCGGCCTCGTGCTGGTCGGCATCGCGTCGGTCCAGCTGGGCGCGGCGATCGCCAAGGCGCTGTTCGACGAGGTGTCCCCGACCGCGATGGTCTGGCTGCGGCTGGTCACCAGCGCCGTGGTGCTGGTGGCGCTCGCCCGGCCGCGGCTGGGTGGTCGTACGCGGCACGACTGGCTGGTCGTCCTCGGCTTCGGCGCGAGCCTGGCCACGATGAACTGGGCGATCTACCAGTCCTTCGCCCGCATCCCGCTCGGCATCGCGGTCACCATCGAGTTCATCGGCCCGCTCACCCTCGCGGTGCTCGGCTCGCGGCGCGCCCGCGACCTGGTGTGGGTGCTGCTCGCCGCGGTCGGCGTCGTCCTCCTCGGCCTCGAGCGCACCGACCTCGACGTCGCCGGCGTGCTGTTCGCCCTGCTCGCGGGCGCAGCCTGGGCGGCCTACATCCTGCTCGCCTCCAGCACCGGACGACGCTGGGCCGGGTTCGACGGGCTGGCCGTCGCCAGCCTGGTCGCGGCCGTCGCGATGACGCTCCCGGCGCTGGTCAGCGCCGGGTCGGGCCTGTTCGACGGGCGGGTGCTGCTGCTGGGCGCGCTGGTCGGCCTGCTGAGCTCGGTGATCCCCTACAGCTGCGAGCTGGTCGCGCTGCGGTCGCTGCGCCCGGCCGTCTTCGGCATCCTGATGAGCCTGGAGCCGGCCGCCGCCGCGCTCGCCGCGATCGTGGTCCTCCACGAGACCCTGACGCCGGTCCAGTGGCTCGCCGTGGCGTGCGTCGTCGCCGCGTCGGTCGGCGCCACGCGCACCGGGTCCGGACCGGCCGCGCGTCAGGACGCACCCGGCACAATCGCGGCATGAGATCGCGCCTCGCCCTCACCTCGCTCGCGGTCGTGCTCGGCGCCGCCACCGGGTGCGCCGGCAACGAGCAGCAGCCGATCCCGCGGGTCACCCAGCCCACCGACCTCCCGAGCCAGCCGACGGCGTCCCCGGACGACGAGTCCACGGGCGGGTCGTCGCAGGGTCCCGGCGGCGCGCAGCGCGGGCCGCGGGTGGTGCGCACGCTGGTCGACCAGCTCGAGGTCCCGTGGGGCCTGGCCTTCCTGCCCGACGGCAGCGCCGTGGTCACCGAGCGGATCAGCGGCCGGGTCCTCGGCGTCGACGCCGACGGTGCGGTGAGCCGGCTCGGTGGCGTCGCGGCGACGGTCCCCGAGGGCGAGGCCGGGCTGCTCGGCGTGGCCGTGTCGCCGGACTTCGACCGCGACCGGACGCTGTTCCTCTACGTCACGACCGGCACCGACAACCGGGTCGTCCGCGCCCGCCTCGACGGCACCACGCTGGGCGAGCCGCAGGTCGTGCTGCAGGGGATCCCCCGCGGCTTCATCCACGACGGCGGCCGGATCGCGTTCGGGCCCGACGGCTTCCTCTACGTCACCACCGGCGAGACGGGCGACCCCGCGCTCGCGCAGGACCCCGACAGCCTCGCCGGCAAGATCCTGCGGATCACCGCCGACGGCGACCCCGCGCCCGGCAACCCCGACCCCGGGTCGCCGGTCTGGTCGCTCGGGCACCGCAACGTGCAGGGCCTCGCCTGGGACGACGAGGGTCGGCTGTGGGCCTCGGAGTTCGGCGACTCCGAGTGGGACGAGCTCAACCTGGTGGAGAAGGGCGGCAACTACGGCTGGCCCGAGGTGGAGGGCGCCGGGGGCGGTCGGCGCTTCATCGACCCGCAGCTGGTCTGGCCGGTCGAGGAGGCCTCGCCCAGCGGACTCGCGTACGCCGACGGGCGGCTCTGGATGGCCGGGCTGCGCGGGCAGCGGCTGTGGCGCATCGACGTCTCCGCCGACGGCACCGCGTCGGCCCCGAAGGCCTTCCTCACCGGGGACTACGGGCGGCTGCGCACCGTCGTCGCCGCACCCGA
Above is a genomic segment from Nocardioides okcheonensis containing:
- a CDS encoding alkaline phosphatase D family protein, coding for MELSRTPVSRRALALTAAATGAVAGATSLALPDTRAHAAPPLRSDPFTLGVASGDPLPDGFVIWTRLAPDPLADDGLGGMPGRRYDVSWQVATDPGFRRVEQAGRVRAVPDAAHAVHVEVAGLRPGREYWYRFRLGRHVSPVGRALTAPEPWRTPAALAMSFVSCSQLEHGFFTAYRRLAEDHPDLVLHLGDYQYEYRAGDYTAPGGNVRDHRGPETTTLAGYRQRHAQYKTDADLQAAHAAAPWVVVWDDHELDNNWADEVPENPAEAGAGFLARRVAAFQAYWENMPLRRTSVPRGLDMQLYRRVHWGQLATFHVLDTRQYRDDQACGDGYDDCPAADDPARTLMGAEQEAWLQDGFRTSTARWDLLGQQVFFAQRDSTPTPDLTVSMDAWDGYRANRQRVTQGWVDAGVRNPVVLTGDVHTHWASEIKLDHADPDAPSVGTELVCSSITSGGNGADSADGVHPWFAQNPHLKFWNNLRGYVNTRIQPDRVDVDFRSLERVSEPGRPAFTRRSYTIVDGDRRLHQTADSPTVTTSALRGTSPEELSRETIRTETERP
- a CDS encoding SRPBCC family protein, whose product is MARFSLSRTTRVEAGPVRVHALVDDFREWQKWSPWEGLDPALHREYSGPDHGVGATYRWSGNKKAGEGRMEVTGSTPTSVVVDLEFLKPFRATNVTTFALTPLGDATEVTWTMTGERNAAMSLLGRLFFDKAVGRDFEKGLASLKAEAERR
- a CDS encoding sialidase family protein yields the protein MSRTLLMVGTRKGLWLGTSDEGRSAWSWTGPHFPMEEVYSVMLDTRVDAPRLLAGASSSWLGPQVWRSDDLGATWDETPNGAARFPEDAGATLARVWQLQPGPSADGGDGVVWAGTEPGAVFRSTDRGETFSLVRGLWDHPHRPEWNEGFGGQAFHTVLPHPSDPSRVLAALSTGGVYVTSDGGDTWAPSNTGVKAEFFPGDRRYPEFGQCVHKVARDATDPERLYLQNHGGVYRSDDGGASWQDIAPGLPTEFGFAMVAHPHRAQTAYSFPITGADARWPVDGKARVFRTTDAGASWEPLGEGALPDGYFTAVMRDAMCTDDHEQAGLYFGGRNGGVWASPDEGATWAEVHKDLPDVLVVRAARID
- a CDS encoding ABC transporter permease, with protein sequence MSQLDETSRTGHHTHGALERPEIRHTSLWHQSVTIFRRNLIHIKRMPEMLLDVTIQPVMFVLLFAFVFGGAITVSSTTGYREWLLGGIMGQTIAFASFIVAIGLTADIDKGIVDRFRSLPINPAAILVGRSMSSITHSFIGIIVMSLTGLVVGWRIRGSVLEALAAYGLLLLWGFAMIWVGILVGSAMRSVEAVNGVMFTTMFPLTFLSNAFAPSEAMSPVLRAIAEWNPISALVQAVRELWGNTGPAPADSHLPMQHPVLFTVLWTVAITAVIAPLALKVFRNRTLQ
- a CDS encoding ATP-binding cassette domain-containing protein; the encoded protein is MAAEHAIEAEGLVKQFGETLAVDDVSFVVPRGSVLGLLGPNGAGKTTTVRMMTTLTRPTRGTARVAGHDVLRDPAAVRRSMGLTGQSATVDELLTGRENLWLVGSLYGLDRRTIARVSDELLERFSLTDAAGRVVKTYSGGMRRRLDLAVSLIATPPVLFLDEPTTGLDPRSRVELWEVLRDLVDDGTTLLLTTQYLEEADQLADDIVVIDRGTVIAQGTPLQLKDASGKASLVVTVSRADDLAAAAERIRGAGLEVHVETSARRITAPAEGLSDITRIAALFDGSGIEIDDLGLQRPSLDDVFLNLTGHRAEEGGAADRDPDDDQTLAEVRA
- a CDS encoding PadR family transcriptional regulator, which produces MSQDLPVTGYAILGLLTFGDELTGYEVKQRADMTLRFYWVAPAMSQVYTELRRLTDHGLVRGSTSADGGREVTTYAITEAGQRALRTWMDATPAGFPVLKHTVLLRLLVGHATEPDHTRRMLRDYLADLDTALADLTHVRDALRGADAPGEPFRFPSIVADWGLDYFAAEQRHTRRALDSLSEHGTAPEVGPPTA
- a CDS encoding EamA family transporter, whose protein sequence is MTDRPSRAALGPVGLVLVGIASVQLGAAIAKALFDEVSPTAMVWLRLVTSAVVLVALARPRLGGRTRHDWLVVLGFGASLATMNWAIYQSFARIPLGIAVTIEFIGPLTLAVLGSRRARDLVWVLLAAVGVVLLGLERTDLDVAGVLFALLAGAAWAAYILLASSTGRRWAGFDGLAVASLVAAVAMTLPALVSAGSGLFDGRVLLLGALVGLLSSVIPYSCELVALRSLRPAVFGILMSLEPAAAALAAIVVLHETLTPVQWLAVACVVAASVGATRTGSGPAARQDAPGTIAA
- a CDS encoding PQQ-dependent sugar dehydrogenase; its protein translation is MRSRLALTSLAVVLGAATGCAGNEQQPIPRVTQPTDLPSQPTASPDDESTGGSSQGPGGAQRGPRVVRTLVDQLEVPWGLAFLPDGSAVVTERISGRVLGVDADGAVSRLGGVAATVPEGEAGLLGVAVSPDFDRDRTLFLYVTTGTDNRVVRARLDGTTLGEPQVVLQGIPRGFIHDGGRIAFGPDGFLYVTTGETGDPALAQDPDSLAGKILRITADGDPAPGNPDPGSPVWSLGHRNVQGLAWDDEGRLWASEFGDSEWDELNLVEKGGNYGWPEVEGAGGGRRFIDPQLVWPVEEASPSGLAYADGRLWMAGLRGQRLWRIDVSADGTASAPKAFLTGDYGRLRTVVAAPDGRLWLTTSNRDGRGQPTPADDRVVVLRP